A DNA window from Ipomoea triloba cultivar NCNSP0323 chromosome 10, ASM357664v1 contains the following coding sequences:
- the LOC116031521 gene encoding eukaryotic translation initiation factor 3 subunit J-like, producing MESWDDDAPIPDLKKGQPPSKWDDEDVDDNDVKDSWEDEDDEPAPAPKPEPPAEKAPKKPAAKATETKGKVVKVAQEEPLDPVAEKLRQQRLVEEADYKSTTELFAKKGDEKTLENFIPKSESDFFEYAELISHKLRPYEKSYFYMGLLKEVMRLSMTTLKGQDAKEVASSITAIANEKIKAEKDANAGKKKGGKKKQLHVDRADDDAVVNAYDGYDDDYDFM from the exons ATGGAGAGTTGGG ATGATGATGCACCTATTCCTGACCTAAAGAAGGGGCAACCACCAAGTAAATGGGATGATGAGGATGTGGATGACAATGATGTAAAAGACTCTTGGGAAGATGAGGATGATGAGCCTGCTCCA GCACCTAAACCAGAGCCTCCTGCTGAAAAGGCTCCAAAAAAGCCTGCTGCTAAAGCTACTGAAACGAAGGGCAAAGTGGTTAAAGTTGCACAGGAGGAGCCTTTAGACCCAGTAGCTGAAAAACTACGACAACAGAG GCTCGTGGAGGAAGCTGATTATAAGTCAACAACAGAATTGTTTGCTAAGAAAGGTGATGAGAAGACCCTTGAAAATTTCATTCCGAAAAGCGAAAGTGACTTCTTCGAATATGCAGAGCTCATTTCTCATAAGCTGCGTCCATACGAG AAAAGCTACTTCTATATGGGATTACTCAAGGAGGTAATGCGACTGTCAATGACCACATTGAAAGGCCAAGATGCCAAAGAAGTGGCATCTTCTATTACTGCAATagcaaatgaaaaaataaaagcagAAAAAGATGCCAATGCTGGCAAAAAGAAAG GTGGAAAGAAGAAGCAGCTGCACGTTGATCGGGCTGATGATGACGCTGTGGTTAATGCATATGATGGTTATGATGATGACTATGATTTTATGTGA
- the LOC116031978 gene encoding ribosomal RNA-processing protein 17 yields the protein MATMEQGTAEEAEQRVGSVRSRHIKKRALKNKSLAVSFDEKDLQEFVTGFHKRKKKRRKEAQKQLQEAERRKRIENRKKRKLEREFAIHGGAPSESGAEPDEHEEDEDDEDDTESNGPNAPVSGTTMYDNGDVQVTVTTSEISREQEFPALRSPPAATELSREIISNRGSIPVSKKKPFKKAVKRKSRAKPQNKRDKKKGKVKNKKH from the exons ATGGCTACCATGGAACAAGGCACAGCAGAAGAGGCTGAGCAACGTGTTGGAAGCGTGCGAAGTCGGCACATCAAGAAGAGGGCGCTAAAGAACAAATCCCTCGCTGTCTCTTTCGATGAGAAAGATCTCCA GGAATTTGTGACCGGATTTCataagaggaagaagaagaggagaaaaGAAGCGCAGAAGCAATTGCAGGAAGCCGAACGGCGAAAACGTATCGAGAACCGTAAAAAG AGAAAGTTAGAAAGAGAATTTGCCATCCATGGTGGAGCCCCGTCTGAATCAGGTGCTGAACCTGATGAGCAtgaggaggatgaggatgatgaagaCGATACCGAGTCAAATGGCCCAAATGCACCAGTTTCAG GTACAACTATGTATGACAATGGTGATGTGCAAGTCACGGTGACAACCAGCGAGATCTCTCGTGAACAAGAATTCCCAGCACTAAGGTCGCCACCAGCAGCAACTGAACTGTCCCGTGAAATCATAAGTAACAGAGGGAGCATTCCTGTAAGTAAGAAGAAACCATTCAAGAAAGCCGTGAAAAGGAAATCCAGGGCAAAGCCACAGAACAAGCGGGATAAAAAGAAAGGGAAGGTGAAGAACAAGAAGCACTAG
- the LOC116032288 gene encoding calmodulin-binding protein 60 B-like isoform X2 → MERSSTMAREKRALDPGSGSEEGQPDRKRPALASVIIEALKVDSLQKLCSSLEPILRRVVSEEVERALAKLGPAQINARVSPKRLEGPDGRNLQLHFRSKLSLPLFTGGKVEGEQGSAVHIVLIDGNTGHVVTSGPESSVKLDVVVLEGDFNNEDENGWTQEEFESHIVKEREGKRPLLAGESQVILKDGVGTLGELTFTDNSSWIRSRKFRLGLKVASGCCEGIHIREAKTDAFTVKDHRGELYKKHYPPALSDEVWRLEKIGKDGSFHKRLNKSGIYTVEDFLRLVVKDPQRLRNILGSGMSNKMWEALVEHAKTCVLSGKLYVYYPDEYLKNVGVVFNNIYELCGLIAGGEYHSVDSLSDDQKGYVDSLVKKAYDNWMHVIEYDGKSLMNLNENKNSDSPQNDLLTASQNHSNSFNHQLNMPSLSASISSEQPDLDPGLNVRGYNDNSGSMFPNVSASVQLSDASFQNHSVGASQQALPSGNYNMLPLGPQQSSMPSFLAPGTSNLALYSGADDFFTEEIRLRSHEILGNQDMQQLLHVFNSGGSGRPPANVITEDSYPYTSQQAPDMPSAFGFNEDRSRSGKAVVGWLKLKAALRWGIFIRKKAAERRAQIVELDDL, encoded by the exons ATGGAAAGATCTTCGACTATGGCCCGGGAGAAACGGGCTTTGGATCCGGGTAGTGGGAGTGAAGAGGGTCAACCCGATAGGAAACGTCCTGCTCTTGCCAG TGTTATTATTGAGGCACTTAAGGTGGACAGTCTGCAGAAACTTTGTTCATCGCTGGAGCCAATTCTTCGGAGAGTT GTTAGTGAAGAAGTGGAACGTGCATTGGCAAAGCTGGGCCCTGCCCAAATTAATGCAAG GGTTTCTCCAAAAAGATTAGAAGGGCCAGATGGAAGAAATTTACAGCTCCATTTCAGGTCCAAATTGTCACTGCCTCTCTTTACAGGAGGGAAGGTTGAAGGAGAACAAGGTTCTGCGGTCCATATTGTCTTGATTGATGGAAATACCGGCCATGTTGTAACATCAGGTCCGGAATCGTCAGTTAAATTAGATGTTGTTGTACTTGAAGGAGACTTCAACAATGAGGACGAGAATGGTTGGACTCAGGAAGAATTTGAGTCTCATATAGTGAAAGAGCGTGAAGGAAAGAGGCCACTTCTAGCTGGGGAATCGCAAGTGATATTAAAGGATGGTGTAGGCACCCTTGGTGAGTTGACATTTACCGACAACTCTAGCTGGATCAGAAGCAGAAAGTTTAGACTAGGTTTGAAGGTTGCATCAGGATGTTGTGAGGGCATTCACATTCGTGAGGCTAAAACAGATGCATTTACTGTCAAGGATCACAGAGGCGAAT TGTACAAGAAGCATTACCCACCTGCATTAAGTGATGAAGTTTGGAGATTGGAAAAGATAGGGAAGGATGGGTCTTTCCACAAGAGGCTGAATAAATCTGGAATATACACTGTAGAAGACTTCCTACGACTTGTTGTGAAGGACCCACAGAGGCTTCGAAAT ATCCTGGGAAGTGGAATGTCAAATAAAATGTGGGAAGCTCTTGTAGAGCATGCAAAGACGTGTGTTCTAAGTGGGAAACTCTATGTCTACTATCCTGATGAGTACCTGAAGAATGTCGGGGTtgtgtttaacaatatatatgaATTGTGTGGATTGATTGCTGGTGGAGAGTATCACTCTGTCGATTCTCTTTCAGATGATCAAAAG GGCTATGTGGACTCGTTAGTGAAGAAGGCATACGACAATTGGATGCACGTTATTGAATATGATGGGAAATCTCTCATGAACCTCAACGAGAATAAGAACTCAGATTCTCCTCAAAATGACCTCCTAACTGCCTCTCAAAACCATTCAAACTCTTTTAACCATCAGCTAAATATGCCAAGTCTCTCAGCCTCAATTTCTTCCGAGCAGCCTGATCTGGATCCGGGATTGAATGTTAGAG GATACAATGACAACAGTGGAAGCATGTTTCCGAATGTGAGTGCTAGTGTACAGTTGAGTGATGCTTCTTTCCAGAACCACTCGGTAGGCGCATCACAACAAGCTCTGCCTTCTGGAAACTACAATATGCTGCCTCTCGGTCCGCAACAGTCTTCAATGCCCAGCTTCCTTGCTCCCGGCACATCAAATCTTGCCTTGTATAGCGGAGCTGATGACTTCTTTACTGAAGAAATCCGGTTGAGAAGTCACGAGATACTTGGAAATCAAGACATGCAGCAGCTTCTTCACGTTTTCAACTCAGGTGGCAGTGGCCGTCCTCCTGCTAATGTCATCACTGAAGACAGTTATCCTTACACCTCACAGCAGGCGCCCGATATGCCTTCAGCCTTTGGATTCAACGAGGATCGTTCACGTTCTGGCAAAGCTGTTGTCGGTTGGCTCAAGCTTAAAGCTGCCCTGAGATGGGGCATCTTCATCCGAAAGAAAGCTGCTGAAAGGAGGGCACAAATCGTTGAATTGGATGACTTGTAG
- the LOC116032288 gene encoding calmodulin-binding protein 60 C-like isoform X1 gives MQTRYMERSSTMAREKRALDPGSGSEEGQPDRKRPALASVIIEALKVDSLQKLCSSLEPILRRVVSEEVERALAKLGPAQINARVSPKRLEGPDGRNLQLHFRSKLSLPLFTGGKVEGEQGSAVHIVLIDGNTGHVVTSGPESSVKLDVVVLEGDFNNEDENGWTQEEFESHIVKEREGKRPLLAGESQVILKDGVGTLGELTFTDNSSWIRSRKFRLGLKVASGCCEGIHIREAKTDAFTVKDHRGELYKKHYPPALSDEVWRLEKIGKDGSFHKRLNKSGIYTVEDFLRLVVKDPQRLRNILGSGMSNKMWEALVEHAKTCVLSGKLYVYYPDEYLKNVGVVFNNIYELCGLIAGGEYHSVDSLSDDQKGYVDSLVKKAYDNWMHVIEYDGKSLMNLNENKNSDSPQNDLLTASQNHSNSFNHQLNMPSLSASISSEQPDLDPGLNVRGYNDNSGSMFPNVSASVQLSDASFQNHSVGASQQALPSGNYNMLPLGPQQSSMPSFLAPGTSNLALYSGADDFFTEEIRLRSHEILGNQDMQQLLHVFNSGGSGRPPANVITEDSYPYTSQQAPDMPSAFGFNEDRSRSGKAVVGWLKLKAALRWGIFIRKKAAERRAQIVELDDL, from the exons ATGCAGACTAGGTACATGGAAAGATCTTCGACTATGGCCCGGGAGAAACGGGCTTTGGATCCGGGTAGTGGGAGTGAAGAGGGTCAACCCGATAGGAAACGTCCTGCTCTTGCCAG TGTTATTATTGAGGCACTTAAGGTGGACAGTCTGCAGAAACTTTGTTCATCGCTGGAGCCAATTCTTCGGAGAGTT GTTAGTGAAGAAGTGGAACGTGCATTGGCAAAGCTGGGCCCTGCCCAAATTAATGCAAG GGTTTCTCCAAAAAGATTAGAAGGGCCAGATGGAAGAAATTTACAGCTCCATTTCAGGTCCAAATTGTCACTGCCTCTCTTTACAGGAGGGAAGGTTGAAGGAGAACAAGGTTCTGCGGTCCATATTGTCTTGATTGATGGAAATACCGGCCATGTTGTAACATCAGGTCCGGAATCGTCAGTTAAATTAGATGTTGTTGTACTTGAAGGAGACTTCAACAATGAGGACGAGAATGGTTGGACTCAGGAAGAATTTGAGTCTCATATAGTGAAAGAGCGTGAAGGAAAGAGGCCACTTCTAGCTGGGGAATCGCAAGTGATATTAAAGGATGGTGTAGGCACCCTTGGTGAGTTGACATTTACCGACAACTCTAGCTGGATCAGAAGCAGAAAGTTTAGACTAGGTTTGAAGGTTGCATCAGGATGTTGTGAGGGCATTCACATTCGTGAGGCTAAAACAGATGCATTTACTGTCAAGGATCACAGAGGCGAAT TGTACAAGAAGCATTACCCACCTGCATTAAGTGATGAAGTTTGGAGATTGGAAAAGATAGGGAAGGATGGGTCTTTCCACAAGAGGCTGAATAAATCTGGAATATACACTGTAGAAGACTTCCTACGACTTGTTGTGAAGGACCCACAGAGGCTTCGAAAT ATCCTGGGAAGTGGAATGTCAAATAAAATGTGGGAAGCTCTTGTAGAGCATGCAAAGACGTGTGTTCTAAGTGGGAAACTCTATGTCTACTATCCTGATGAGTACCTGAAGAATGTCGGGGTtgtgtttaacaatatatatgaATTGTGTGGATTGATTGCTGGTGGAGAGTATCACTCTGTCGATTCTCTTTCAGATGATCAAAAG GGCTATGTGGACTCGTTAGTGAAGAAGGCATACGACAATTGGATGCACGTTATTGAATATGATGGGAAATCTCTCATGAACCTCAACGAGAATAAGAACTCAGATTCTCCTCAAAATGACCTCCTAACTGCCTCTCAAAACCATTCAAACTCTTTTAACCATCAGCTAAATATGCCAAGTCTCTCAGCCTCAATTTCTTCCGAGCAGCCTGATCTGGATCCGGGATTGAATGTTAGAG GATACAATGACAACAGTGGAAGCATGTTTCCGAATGTGAGTGCTAGTGTACAGTTGAGTGATGCTTCTTTCCAGAACCACTCGGTAGGCGCATCACAACAAGCTCTGCCTTCTGGAAACTACAATATGCTGCCTCTCGGTCCGCAACAGTCTTCAATGCCCAGCTTCCTTGCTCCCGGCACATCAAATCTTGCCTTGTATAGCGGAGCTGATGACTTCTTTACTGAAGAAATCCGGTTGAGAAGTCACGAGATACTTGGAAATCAAGACATGCAGCAGCTTCTTCACGTTTTCAACTCAGGTGGCAGTGGCCGTCCTCCTGCTAATGTCATCACTGAAGACAGTTATCCTTACACCTCACAGCAGGCGCCCGATATGCCTTCAGCCTTTGGATTCAACGAGGATCGTTCACGTTCTGGCAAAGCTGTTGTCGGTTGGCTCAAGCTTAAAGCTGCCCTGAGATGGGGCATCTTCATCCGAAAGAAAGCTGCTGAAAGGAGGGCACAAATCGTTGAATTGGATGACTTGTAG